TGCGCCGCGGGTTCAATGCGAAAACAAAATCACCTGAATGGTGAAGCGGGGCATCATGGATTATCAAGTGGAGCTGGTTGCTCGCGCATTTTACGATGCCGAGTATGAGGACTGCCTGTGGGATGCCGAGGCTGAGGCCATCAGGCAGGACTTTCGCGAATACGCGCGTAATGCCATCGATCTTCTGAACGAAGACATCGGCGTTTTGCTGATGGCTCTGGAGAATGCGGCGGCCGAGGAGAATCCGGGCCGGTCGCGCGCCGCTGCCTGAACAGCCTCTCCCGCCGGAGAGGGTGTGGCGCATCGTACGCGAGCGGCGGCGCCGGTTTAACCTGACAAGCTGCAAGACAATCAAAACCTGAGAGCATCGTGCGGGCCGCTGGGCCGGCACGATGCTCTTTTTATGCGCGCACTATCTTCAGTGCGAATCCGGCGGCAGATCCACGATCCGCTTGATCTCGTAAACCACCAGCATCAGGAACACCGACATGATCACGAGGCCGACGGCACTCGTGAACACGCTCGGGCTGACTCCCGACGTCGACGAGACGAGAGCGAGCAGGATCAGGAACGGAAGGCCGACGGCAAGCGACAGAACAGCGAGAACGGACCGTGACATGGGTGTGATGCCCTGAGGGTTTCCGGGAAAGCGTTAGGTAGCCCAAGAATCGTGGAGAAAATGAGGTTGCGGATCGTGCGGCGCTTTGGGTTCGCATCCGAACGATGCGTTGTTCAACGAGCAGGGCATCGAATCGGATCCCATAGGGGGAGCGGAATTTCTCTGGCGCGGGCCTGCGGGATCGGGGGACGATGCGCAGCCCGAAGAAGGGGCACCGTCCCCCGCTTCAGAAGTCCCAGCGCTGCGCCTTGGAGACGAGGAAGTCGCGGAAGACCTGGACGCGCGCGACCGAGCGCATTTCTTCCGGATAGACGAGGTAACTGTCGAGGGTCGGCATCTCCTCGTCGCGCAGGACCTGCTTGACCCGTGGATTGGTGCTCATCGCGTAGTCCGGCGCCATGCCGATCCCGGCTCCGTTCTCGATCGCCTGCCGCAGGGCCAGGCTGTCGTTGACCACGAACCGGCTCGGACGAGGATCCCTCGGGTTGCGCCCGAGCGTGGTCAGGCGATGCAGATCGAGAATGAAGGACGGTTGGTCGCCGCCGAGGCAGAGGATGGAGTGTTTGTCGAGATCCGCGATGGTTTCCGGCTCCCCGCACCGCTCGATATAGGTATGGGCCGCGTAGGCATGGTACTGGATGGTGAAGAGGCGGCGCTGGATCAGGTCCGGCTGGGCCGGCAGGCGCAGGCGGATGGCGATATCCGCCTCCCGCATCGCGAGATCGAGTTCGTCGTTCGTGAGGATGAGCTGGATGCGCACCTCGGGATAGAGGTCGAGGAACTCGGTGATCCGCTTGGCGAGCCAGATGCCGCCGATGCCGACCGTCGCGGTGACGCGCAGATCGCCCGCGGGCCGTTCGCTGGTTTCGGTCAGGCGCTGACGCGTTTCGTCCAGGCGCAGGCGGATGTCCTGCGCGGCCCTGAACAGCACGTCGCCGTGTTCCGTGAGAACCAGACCGCGCGGGTGACGGTGGAAGAGCGGGACCTTCAGTTCATGCTCGAGGGCGCTGATCTGCCGGCTGATGGATGACTGGTTGACACCGAGCTTCTCGCCGGCACGGGTGAAATTCCCCGCGTTGACGACTTCGTAGAACAGTCTGATCTTGTCCCAGTCCAATGCGGATCCTTAAGGCTGG
This region of Microvirga mediterraneensis genomic DNA includes:
- a CDS encoding LysR family transcriptional regulator, which translates into the protein MDWDKIRLFYEVVNAGNFTRAGEKLGVNQSSISRQISALEHELKVPLFHRHPRGLVLTEHGDVLFRAAQDIRLRLDETRQRLTETSERPAGDLRVTATVGIGGIWLAKRITEFLDLYPEVRIQLILTNDELDLAMREADIAIRLRLPAQPDLIQRRLFTIQYHAYAAHTYIERCGEPETIADLDKHSILCLGGDQPSFILDLHRLTTLGRNPRDPRPSRFVVNDSLALRQAIENGAGIGMAPDYAMSTNPRVKQVLRDEEMPTLDSYLVYPEEMRSVARVQVFRDFLVSKAQRWDF